In one Lycium barbarum isolate Lr01 chromosome 7, ASM1917538v2, whole genome shotgun sequence genomic region, the following are encoded:
- the LOC132603278 gene encoding large ribosomal subunit protein P3-like yields MGVFTFVCKGSGDEWSAKQLKGDLEASASCTYDLQRKLVQAALATDSSGGVQSSFSFVTPSSAVFQVIVGGSVGGGFASGGAAAAAPSGGAAAAEAAPAEEKKEEKEESDEDLGFSLFD; encoded by the exons ATGGGAGTATTCACATTTGTTTGCAAAGGGTCAGGAGATGAGTGGAGTGCTAAGCAGCTGAAGGGTGATTTAGAAGCATCAGCTTCATGCACATATGATCTACAACGCAAACTTGTTCAGGCTGCACTTGCTACTGACTCTTCTGGTGGTGTTCAGTCTTCTTTCTCTTTTGTCACTCCTTCCTCTGCTGTTTTCCAG GTGATTGTTGGTGGCAGCGTTGGCGGTGGTTTCGCCAGTGgtggagcagcagcagcagctccTTCTGGTGGTGCAGCAGCTGCAGAAGCAGCTCCAGCTGAGGAGAAgaaggaagagaaagaagagagtgACGAAGATTTGGGATTCTCGCTCTTCGACTAG